The proteins below come from a single Salvelinus fontinalis isolate EN_2023a chromosome 1, ASM2944872v1, whole genome shotgun sequence genomic window:
- the LOC129862445 gene encoding desumoylating isopeptidase 1-like, with the protein MDPNNTSYAVKLYVYDISKGMARQLSPLMLGKQLDGIWHTAIVVHGEEFFYGGDGITNCPPGGTSLGQPNSIIDLGTTEVTEEIFMEYLSSLGESTYRGNQYHLFEWNCNTFSNEVAQFLTGSKIPGHITDLPAEVLSTPFGQALRPLLDSINIAPQGGNTFNGHYGQR; encoded by the exons ATGGATCCAAATAACACATCGTACGCTGTGAAACTGTACGTTTACGATATATCTAAAGGAATGGCTCGCCAGCTGAGCCCCCTCATGCTAG GTAAACAGCTTGATGGAATATG GCACACTGCTATTGTTGTACATGGAGAGGAGTTTTTCTATGGGGGAGATGGCATCACAAACTGCCCACCT GGCGGAACGTCCCTGGGACAACCCAACTCCATAATAGACCTGGGCACCACAGAGGTGACTGAGGAGATCTTTATGGAGTACCTGTCTTCACTGGGAGAGTCCACGTACAG GGGGAACCAATACCATCTGTTTGAGTGGAACTGTAACACGTTCAGTAACGAAGTGGCCCAGTTCCTCACTGGCAGCAAGATCCCCGGCCACATCACAGACCTGCCGGCTGAAGTGCTCTCCAC GCCTTTCGGCCAGGCGCTACGCCCTCTACTGGACTCCATCAATATTGCACCTCAGGGGGGCAACACCTTCAATGGACACTATGGCCAGAGATAG